From the genome of Neisseria lisongii, one region includes:
- a CDS encoding molybdenum cofactor biosynthesis protein MoaE, whose amino-acid sequence MHTEIRIQHEDFDMAQEYRRLLAHTENTGAVVSFCGLVRDRDSDVRLESLFLEHYPEVTENEIARIVSQAAERWPISACTVIHRVGTLSADEQIVLVLAASAHRKAAFAAAEYIMDYLKTEAPFWKKERFSDGLERWVEAKAADQTAAEQWKQP is encoded by the coding sequence ATGCACACGGAAATCCGGATTCAGCATGAAGATTTCGATATGGCGCAGGAATACCGCCGACTGCTGGCGCATACGGAAAATACCGGTGCGGTGGTGTCGTTTTGCGGGCTGGTACGCGACCGGGACAGCGATGTGCGGCTGGAATCCCTGTTCCTCGAACATTATCCCGAAGTAACCGAAAACGAAATCGCCCGCATTGTATCGCAGGCCGCCGAACGCTGGCCGATTAGCGCCTGCACGGTGATTCACCGTGTCGGCACGCTTTCGGCCGACGAACAGATTGTGTTGGTGCTGGCGGCATCCGCCCACCGCAAAGCCGCTTTTGCCGCCGCCGAATATATAATGGATTATTTGAAAACCGAAGCGCCGTTTTGGAAAAAAGAGCGGTTTTCAGACGGCCTCGAACGTTGGGTTGAGGCCAAAGCCGCAGACCAAACGGCGGCGGAACAATGGAAACAGCCATGA
- a CDS encoding MoaD/ThiS family protein, whose amino-acid sequence MITVLYFGVLKQKLGVECEQIAWSGGSGSDLLSLLGKRGETWQEALSEEQLFRLVINKKISRRADDIPEGAEVGLLPPVTGG is encoded by the coding sequence ATGATTACCGTTTTATATTTCGGTGTATTGAAACAAAAACTCGGTGTCGAGTGCGAACAGATTGCGTGGTCCGGCGGCAGCGGCAGCGATTTGCTTTCGCTGCTGGGCAAACGGGGCGAAACATGGCAGGAAGCCTTGTCGGAAGAACAATTATTCCGGTTGGTTATCAATAAAAAAATCAGCCGCCGGGCAGACGATATTCCCGAGGGCGCAGAAGTCGGCCTGTTGCCGCCGGTAACGGGGGGCTGA
- a CDS encoding histidine kinase, producing MKLFSRFSDGLSLSARLKWLTFFWVSSALFSVILTLQLSWRLENTGTAINDAGRLKTQIYHLAYMSEQGSPPQQINHQIHLFDKTFQKISNSDMVHPLIPSDIPMVYELIQSMLTQDWERSIRPVISEYRRPDQIDLYRFTGNLELFVQALENANNKNTQWLRRFQMALILMIFVAAGFMIMLHYAWIIHPLETLREGVRTISRGGFGVEIDTEHIREFAQVSKGFNQMSASLKTLYTDLEGQVARQTQDLERQNRDLALLYQTTRDLHQIHKAKTAAEEFLTRTLPAFSAAAGCIRLIDTNGRRTDPIAVIGLPEALQQAEQRFDFQRFLHTRSAERSAYLGNAAAFFAQHGDSLPDQDCPFAHIAVFPIRYKAENLGLLTLYFSDGITLADNDHELLLTLCSQLGVSIANGRFAQERRQLAVLQERNLIAQGLHDSIAQTLTFLNLQVQMLESAFDADKKDQVEENIRFIKDGVQECYDDVRELLLNFRTKISNKDFPEAVSTLLTRFEQQTQIEVNTVWLDEGLRLDNEEQLQVIFILQESLSNIRKHAHARQVDVRLINKRDFTLQISDDGIGFDTGGLSSISGEHVGLGIMQERARRINAGLSVQSQLGHGTTVTLILPQQKRTAS from the coding sequence ATGAAACTGTTTTCCCGATTTTCAGACGGCCTCAGCCTCTCGGCAAGGCTTAAATGGCTGACCTTTTTCTGGGTCAGCTCGGCGCTTTTTTCCGTTATCCTCACCCTGCAGCTTTCTTGGCGGCTGGAAAACACCGGCACTGCCATCAATGATGCAGGCCGTCTGAAAACCCAGATTTACCACCTCGCCTACATGAGCGAACAGGGAAGCCCGCCGCAGCAGATCAACCATCAAATCCACCTGTTTGACAAAACTTTCCAAAAAATCAGCAACAGCGATATGGTGCATCCGCTGATTCCTTCGGATATTCCGATGGTGTACGAACTGATTCAGTCCATGCTCACGCAGGATTGGGAACGCAGCATCCGCCCGGTAATCAGCGAATACCGCCGCCCCGACCAAATCGACCTCTACCGCTTTACCGGCAATTTGGAACTGTTTGTCCAAGCCTTGGAAAATGCCAACAATAAAAACACCCAATGGCTGCGGCGTTTTCAAATGGCATTGATTTTAATGATTTTTGTTGCCGCCGGTTTTATGATTATGCTGCACTATGCGTGGATTATCCACCCGCTGGAAACGCTGCGCGAAGGCGTGCGTACCATCAGCCGGGGCGGTTTCGGTGTGGAAATCGATACCGAACACATCCGGGAATTTGCCCAAGTGAGCAAAGGCTTCAACCAGATGAGCGCCAGCCTGAAAACGCTCTACACCGATTTGGAAGGCCAAGTTGCCCGCCAAACGCAGGATTTGGAACGGCAAAACCGTGATTTGGCGCTGCTCTACCAAACCACCCGGGATTTGCACCAAATCCACAAAGCCAAAACCGCCGCCGAAGAATTTCTAACCCGCACCCTGCCCGCTTTTTCTGCCGCCGCCGGCTGTATCCGCCTGATTGATACGAATGGTAGGCGCACTGACCCGATTGCGGTCATCGGCTTGCCCGAAGCCTTGCAGCAGGCCGAGCAGCGTTTTGATTTCCAGCGTTTTCTGCACACCCGTTCCGCCGAACGCAGCGCCTACCTCGGCAATGCCGCCGCATTTTTCGCCCAGCACGGCGACAGTCTGCCCGACCAAGACTGCCCGTTTGCCCATATTGCCGTGTTTCCGATCCGCTATAAAGCAGAAAACCTCGGCCTGCTGACCCTCTATTTTTCAGACGGCATTACCTTGGCCGACAACGACCACGAACTGCTACTGACTCTGTGCAGCCAGCTCGGCGTATCGATTGCCAACGGCCGTTTTGCCCAAGAGCGCCGCCAGTTGGCGGTTTTGCAGGAACGCAACCTGATTGCCCAAGGCCTGCACGACAGTATTGCCCAAACCTTGACATTCCTCAATCTGCAAGTTCAAATGCTGGAAAGTGCATTTGATGCCGACAAAAAAGATCAGGTCGAAGAAAACATCCGCTTCATCAAAGACGGCGTTCAGGAGTGTTACGACGATGTACGCGAGCTGCTGCTGAATTTCCGTACCAAAATCAGCAATAAAGATTTCCCCGAAGCCGTCAGCACCCTGCTGACCCGCTTTGAACAGCAAACACAAATCGAAGTCAATACCGTATGGCTGGACGAAGGGTTGCGGCTGGACAATGAAGAGCAGTTGCAGGTGATTTTCATCTTGCAGGAAAGCCTGTCGAATATCCGCAAACACGCCCACGCCCGCCAAGTTGATGTCCGCCTGATCAACAAGCGGGATTTTACCCTGCAAATCAGCGACGACGGCATCGGCTTCGACACCGGCGGCCTGAGCAGTATTTCCGGCGAGCATGTCGGCTTGGGCATTATGCAGGAACGCGCCCGCCGCATTAACGCCGGATTAAGTGTACAATCACAACTCGGACACGGTACAACCGTTACCTTGATATTGCCGCAACAAAAGAGAACCGCATCATGA
- a CDS encoding adenylosuccinate synthase, which translates to MAKNVVVIGAQWGDEGKGKIVDWLAEETAGVVRFQGGHNAGHTLVVGGKKTILRLIPSGILHESLDCFIGSGVVVSPEALLGEIDELNAAGVKNVAGRLKIAPTCPLILPYHIALDQAREASRGKGKIGTTGRGIGPAYEDKVARRAIRAVDLLNPEALKEKLEAVLAYYNVQLQHLHQAEPVKLEDVMAVIEKVAPRMTPMIADVSRILNEKHQSGEKLLFEGAQGTLLDIDYGTYPFVTSSNCLAGAASAGAGVGPQMLHYVLGIVKAYTTRVGSGPFPTELFDEVGAGLAERGHEFGSVTGRARRCGWFDAAALKRSIQVNGISGMCITKLDVMDGIEEIKVCVGYELPDGSKTDILPCGSDSVAQCKPIYETLPGWSESTFGVKEYDALPENAKAYLKRIEEICGAPVAIVSTGPDREETIVLHHPFA; encoded by the coding sequence ATGGCTAAAAACGTGGTAGTAATCGGCGCTCAGTGGGGCGACGAAGGCAAAGGTAAAATTGTTGACTGGCTGGCGGAAGAAACCGCCGGTGTGGTGCGTTTCCAAGGCGGCCACAATGCCGGTCATACATTGGTGGTCGGCGGCAAAAAAACCATTTTGCGCCTGATTCCGAGCGGCATTCTGCACGAATCGCTGGACTGCTTTATCGGTTCGGGCGTGGTGGTTTCTCCGGAAGCGCTGCTGGGCGAAATCGATGAATTGAACGCCGCCGGTGTGAAAAACGTCGCAGGCCGTCTGAAAATTGCGCCGACCTGTCCGCTGATTTTACCTTACCATATCGCCCTCGACCAAGCCCGTGAAGCCTCGCGGGGCAAGGGCAAAATCGGTACGACCGGCCGAGGCATCGGTCCGGCTTATGAAGATAAGGTTGCCCGTCGAGCCATTCGAGCTGTGGATTTGCTCAACCCAGAGGCCTTGAAGGAAAAACTCGAAGCCGTGTTGGCGTATTACAATGTCCAACTGCAACATCTGCACCAAGCCGAACCGGTGAAACTGGAAGACGTAATGGCGGTGATTGAAAAAGTTGCCCCACGAATGACACCGATGATTGCCGATGTATCCCGTATCCTCAACGAAAAACACCAAAGCGGCGAAAAACTGCTGTTTGAAGGCGCTCAAGGTACGCTGTTGGATATCGACTACGGCACTTATCCGTTTGTTACCTCGTCCAACTGCTTGGCCGGTGCCGCTTCCGCCGGTGCCGGTGTCGGCCCGCAAATGCTGCATTATGTATTGGGCATTGTTAAAGCCTACACCACCCGTGTCGGCTCGGGCCCGTTCCCAACCGAACTGTTTGACGAAGTCGGCGCAGGTTTGGCAGAACGGGGGCATGAATTCGGTTCAGTAACCGGCCGCGCCCGCCGCTGCGGCTGGTTTGATGCCGCAGCCTTGAAACGCTCGATTCAGGTGAACGGCATTTCCGGCATGTGCATCACCAAGCTGGACGTAATGGACGGCATCGAAGAAATCAAAGTCTGCGTGGGCTACGAATTGCCGGACGGCAGCAAAACCGACATTTTACCGTGCGGTTCGGACAGCGTTGCCCAGTGCAAACCGATTTACGAAACCTTGCCGGGCTGGAGCGAATCGACTTTCGGCGTGAAAGAATACGACGCTTTGCCGGAAAACGCCAAAGCCTATCTGAAACGCATCGAAGAAATCTGCGGCGCGCCGGTTGCCATCGTCTCTACCGGTCCTGACCGTGAAGAAACGATTGTTCTGCATCATCCGTTTGCATAA
- a CDS encoding ATP phosphoribosyltransferase regulatory subunit, with product MQSWQLPEHIADILPTTARQLESAREKLLALFRVHGYELVQPPLMEYSNSLLTYIDAGLSLKTIRVVDQLSGRQLGIRADITPQVARIDAHLLSANNGINRLCYAGSVLHARPDGLLSTREPLQIGAELYGHADVAADIELIDLMLKSMAVADIGEVLLSLGHIGVFRALAEAAKLNEQQSLQLLSLMQDKDADAVAEQVRVWQLDGMWAKALTLLPSLYGSREVLAEARAKLPELSAVSKALDELEAVCNAFAEQAVHIDLSELRVDNYHTGLLYAAYGKDCHDAVARGGRYDGLGAHFGRSRPATGFSFDLRTFIGRLPAIERLPVVMVAQQDAEAAAEAVEKLRAAGQSVIIDYGVEHNGSKEVAGRLKNADGVWQVVQD from the coding sequence ATGCAGTCTTGGCAATTACCCGAACATATTGCCGATATTTTGCCGACGACGGCACGGCAGCTGGAAAGTGCGAGAGAGAAACTGTTGGCGCTTTTCCGTGTTCATGGTTATGAATTGGTGCAGCCGCCGCTGATGGAATACAGCAATTCGCTGCTGACTTATATCGATGCCGGTTTGTCGCTGAAAACCATCCGGGTGGTCGATCAGCTAAGCGGCCGTCAGTTGGGCATTCGTGCCGACATAACGCCGCAGGTGGCAAGGATTGATGCGCATTTGCTGTCGGCAAACAACGGCATCAACCGTTTGTGTTATGCCGGTTCGGTGCTGCATGCCCGCCCCGACGGTTTGCTGAGTACCCGTGAGCCGTTGCAGATCGGTGCAGAATTATACGGCCATGCGGATGTGGCAGCGGATATCGAGCTGATTGATTTAATGCTCAAAAGCATGGCGGTTGCCGACATCGGCGAAGTATTGCTGTCGCTGGGGCATATCGGCGTGTTCCGTGCATTGGCGGAAGCGGCGAAACTGAACGAACAGCAGTCTCTGCAATTATTGTCGCTGATGCAGGATAAAGATGCCGATGCCGTTGCCGAGCAGGTTCGGGTGTGGCAGCTTGACGGCATGTGGGCAAAAGCGCTGACGCTGTTGCCGAGTTTATACGGCTCTCGCGAAGTTTTGGCGGAAGCCCGTGCCAAATTGCCGGAACTGAGCGCCGTCAGCAAAGCCTTGGACGAATTGGAAGCCGTGTGCAATGCATTTGCCGAACAGGCGGTTCACATCGATTTGTCCGAACTGCGGGTGGACAATTACCATACCGGCCTGCTTTACGCAGCGTACGGCAAAGACTGTCATGATGCCGTTGCCCGAGGCGGCCGCTATGATGGTTTGGGCGCACATTTCGGCAGAAGCCGCCCCGCAACCGGATTCAGCTTCGATTTGCGTACCTTTATCGGCAGATTGCCCGCTATTGAGCGTTTGCCGGTGGTGATGGTGGCGCAGCAGGATGCCGAAGCGGCAGCCGAAGCGGTTGAAAAACTGCGTGCGGCAGGGCAGAGCGTGATAATTGATTACGGTGTGGAACACAACGGATCGAAAGAAGTAGCAGGCCGTCTGAAAAATGCGGACGGCGTTTGGCAGGTTGTTCAAGATTAA
- a CDS encoding response regulator, which yields MSIKIILIDDHTLFRSGIKALLSRQEGFEVIGEAADGFSGVKLVEQQRPDIVLLDLDMPVMNGRETLAQILSANPAQTVVMLTVSEDSDDLTECIKIGAKGFLLKNINADFLLDSIRKAVDGDNVFSPEMTSRLVQSLIAPAASRSEQALAALTPRELEILGYLAAGHSNKVIARHLDLAESTIKVHVQNILRKLNLSSRVQAAVYAVQHKVAQPEGVVAG from the coding sequence ATGAGTATAAAAATTATCTTAATCGACGACCACACCCTGTTTCGCAGCGGCATCAAAGCCCTGCTTTCCCGTCAGGAAGGATTTGAAGTCATCGGCGAAGCTGCTGACGGCTTTTCCGGCGTGAAGCTGGTTGAGCAGCAACGCCCCGATATTGTTTTGCTGGACTTGGATATGCCGGTGATGAACGGCCGTGAAACGCTGGCACAAATCCTCAGCGCCAACCCCGCCCAAACGGTTGTTATGCTTACCGTATCCGAAGACAGCGACGATTTGACCGAATGTATCAAAATCGGTGCCAAGGGATTTTTGCTCAAAAATATCAACGCTGATTTCCTGCTCGACAGCATCCGCAAAGCCGTGGACGGCGACAATGTGTTTTCGCCGGAAATGACTTCCCGACTGGTTCAATCGCTGATAGCCCCCGCCGCTTCCCGCAGCGAACAGGCACTCGCAGCGCTCACGCCGAGAGAATTGGAAATCCTCGGCTACCTTGCCGCCGGCCACAGCAACAAAGTCATCGCCCGCCATCTCGATTTGGCGGAATCCACCATCAAAGTCCACGTTCAAAACATCTTGCGCAAGCTCAATCTCAGCAGCCGGGTTCAAGCCGCCGTGTATGCAGTTCAACACAAAGTCGCCCAGCCCGAAGGCGTGGTTGCCGGATAA